GCCGGTCTCCGCCGAGACGTGCCCGCACTACCTGACGCTGGCGGCCGAGCAGGTGCCCGACGGGGAGACCACGTACAAGTGCTGCCCGCCGATCCGCTCGCTGGCCAACCGCGACCTGCTGTGGGAGGGGCTGGCGCGGGGCGTGCTGAGCTGCGTCGTCTCCGACCACTCGCCCTCGACGGCCGACCTGAAGGTGCCCGACTTCGCCGCCGCCTGGGGCGGCATCGCCTCCCTCCAGCTCGGGCTGACGGCGGTGTGGACGGAGGCGGCGCGCAGAGGGCACGGGCTCGGGGACGTGGCCCGCTGGATGTCGGCCAACCCGGCCACCATGGCGGGCATCCCCGGAAAAGGCGGGATAAAGGCCGGTAACGATGCCGATCTCGTGGCATTCGACCCCGACGCCGACACCCTCGTGGACGCCGCCCGCCTCCACCACAAGAACCCCGTCACCCCCTACCACGGCCGCACCCTCAAGGGCGCCGTCCTGACCACCTGGCTGCGCGGACGACCGGTGGACGGCTCGCCGCACGGCCGACTGCTCCTGGAGGTGCGGTAGATGAACTCCTTCACCCGGCTGCCCGACCTGGCCCTGCGCACCCTCGGCGGCTCGGTGACGGCCGCCAGCGACGAGTCCTTCGCCGAGAAGGAGAGCCTCATCAGGCCCGGCAGACCGGGCTTCCGGCCGGAGACCTTCGGCAACAAGGGGCAGGTGTACGACGGCTGGGAGACCCGGCGCAGGCGCGAGCCGGGGCACGACTGGGCGGTGGTGCGGCTGGGGATGCCGGGCGTGATCCGCGGCGTGGTGATCGACACCGCCTGGTTCAGGGGCAACTACCCCACCCACGCCTCCGTGGAGGCGGCGGCCGTCGAGGGGCATCCGTCGCTGGAGGAGGTGCTGGCGGCGCCGTGGACGGAGATCGTGCCGCCCGCCAAGCTCGACGGCGACACCGAGCACCTCTTCGAGGTGTCCGACGAGGCCCGGTACACCCACGTACGGCTCAACATCCACCCCGACGGCGGCGTCGCCCGGCTGCGCGTGCACGGGGAGGTCCGGCCCGACCTGTCCCTCTACGACGGGCTCGGGCTCGACCTGGCCGCGCTCGCCAACGGCGGGCTCGTCACCGCCTGCTCCGACGAGTTCTACTCCGCGCCCAACAACGTCATCGCGCCCGGCACGGCCCGGCACCAGGCGGAGGGCTGGGAGACCGCCCGGCGGCGCGACGGGGGCAACGACTGGCTCGTCATCCGGCTGGCGGGGCGGGGCGTCGTGCGGCTGGCCGAGATCGACACCACGAACCTGCTGTTCAACGCGCCCGCCGCGGTGGCGCTGACGGGGGTGGACGGGGAGCGCGAGGTCGAGCTGCTGGCCAGGACCCGGCTGCAGCCCGACACGCCGCATCGCTTCCGGCTCGCGGTGGCGGAGCCGGTCACGCATGTGCGGGTGGACATCTACCCGGACGGGGGGCTGGCCCGCGTACGCCTGCACGGCCACCTGACCTGACCCTGCGGGGGCCGGGGCACACCGGCACAGAAACCCCGGCCCGAGCCTGCCTGGCCGGGGCGCGCCCGGCCCTCCGGCCCCGTCGGCGCGTGCCCCGCCCGGGGGCACGCGCCGACGGCTCACTGCCAGAGGTAGACGGTGCTGCCAGCCGGGCGCTCGCTGTTCGGGACCGGCCGCTGGTACTGCACCACGCCACCGCCGCCCAGCCGCTGCACCCGCACCTGGAACCCGAGCGCCTCCAGCTCGGCCTTGGCGTCGTTGACGTTCTTGCCGATCACCCCGGGCACCAGGGCGAACTGCTCGTCGTCCCTGGCCTCGCCGTGCCTGCGGAAGAAGTCCCAGATGTCGCTCTGGCAGCGCGCCACCGTCACCATGACCTGCGCGCCCTTGTCGACCTCGGCCTTGGCCTTGGGCGCCTGGGCGATGACCGTGCACGGCTCCGCGTCGTCGTCGACCTCGTTGACCTGCACGTTGAACCCTTGACGGCTGAGGAACTCGGCCGCCTGGTCCTTCGGCATCCCGTTCACGTCGGGCATGGTGAGCCCGGCGCTGACGTAGATGTTGACCTTGGCGCCCTTCTTGAGCTTCTCACCCGACTGCGGCGAGGTGCGGATCACCCGGTCGCGCTCGACCTCCGGGTTGGCCAGGCGCTTGACGGCGCCGACGGTCAGCCCGGCCCCGGCGATCTCGGCGCGGGCCTCGTTGGGGGTCTTGCCCTCCACGTTGGGCACCATGATGCGCTCGGGCCCGAGCGAGAGCACCAGCGTGATCGTGGAGCCCTTCTCCAGCTCGGCCTGGGCTCCCGGGTCGGTGCTGAGGACGAGGCCCTCGGCCACCTTCTCGTCGTACTGGCCCTCGGCCTTGCGCATCAGCAGCCCGGCGCCGGCGAGGTTCTTCTCCGCCGTGGTGAGGTCCTTGCCGACCAGGTCGGGCACGACGACGTACTCGGGCTGGGAGAAGTACCACCCCGTCAGCCCGACCGCCACCACCATCACGGCGGCGAGCGCCACCAGGAACCAGTTGGGACGGAAGCCGCGCCGCTGGGGGGCCTCGGCCCGCGGCTGGATCAGCGTGTGCGCCGGCGCGGGCTGCGGCATCGAGGGCGTGCCGAGCGGCATCGAGCCAGGGCCCCTGGGCGCGGCGAGCGGCTGCGAGTGCGACATGACGGGGCCGGTGCCCGGCGGGATCGTCGTACGCGGCAGCATGCGGTGCGCGTCGACGGCGGCCACGAGCATCGCGGTCGCGTCGGCGGGGCGGTGCTCGGGCTCGCGGGCGGTCGCGCTCGCCACCAGCGTGTCGACCAGCGGCGGCACCTCCGGCACCAGCGACGACGGCGGCGGCACCGTGTCGTGGACGTGCCGGTAGGCCACCGACATCGGGGTCTCCCCGTCGTACGGCTGCTGTCCTGTCACCAGCTCGAACAGCATGATGCCCGCTGCGTAGACGTCGCTGCGCACGTCGGCGGCGCCGGTGATGACCTGCTCGGGCGCCATGTAGCCGACCGTGCCGATCATCACTCCGGTGCGGGTCTGGTTCGTCGCCTCGATCGCCTTGGCCAGGCCGAAGTCGACGACCTTGACCCGGCCGTCGTCGGTCATCAGGACGTTCTCGGGCTTCACGTCACGGTGGACCATCCCGGCCTGGTGGGCCGCGCCGAGCGCGGCGAGCACCGGGATCATGATCTCGAGCGCCTCACGGGCCGGCAGCCTGCCGCGCTCCCGCAGGATGTCGCGCAGGGTCTTGCCCGGGACGTACTCCATCGACAGGTAGACGACGTCGTTGTCGGTGCCCTGGTCGAAGACGTGCACCACGTTGGGGTGCGAGAGGCTGGCAACCGATTTGGCCTCGCCGATGAACCGCCGGACGAACGCCGGGTCCTCGGCGAGCGAGCGGTGCATGACCTTCAGCGCCACCGTCCGGTCGAGCCGGATGTCCAGCGCGAGGTAGACGGTCGCCATACCGCCCCGGGCGATCCGGCTCTCGATGCGGTAGCGCCCATCGAGGAGCCGCCCGACCAGGGGGTCCGCAGTCGTCGTATCCACCCCGCTGAGTTTACGGGCGTTTTGCCACCGGCATGGCCTCGGCGCCCGAAACCGATGCGGAGACGTTCTCGGCGGAACGCCTCCGCCCTCCGTCTCCGGGGATCCCGCCCCGGCACGGCGCCTGCCCTCGGCGTGTCATCCGTGAGGGCACAGCGGCGGCCTCCGGGCGTCGCCAGGCCGCCTTCCGGCACGCCGTCGCCGGGATGGCCCGGCGGACGCCCTGCGGTGCCTCATGGAGGCCCACGCGCCGGTTTCGAGGGCGCCATCGGGCCGGCGCGGCGGGCGTGCCGCTGCCGTGTGGCGGCGGCCCGCAGGGCGTCAACGGGCGTGCCGCTGCCGTGTGGCGGCTGCCCGCAGCGCGTCCGCGGCGTGCCGCTGCCGTGCGGTGGCCGCCCGCAGCGCGTCCGCGGCGTGCCGCTGCCGTGTGGCGGAGGCGGCTGTCAGGGCGTCATCGGGGAGGACGCCTCGGCGTAGCGGCGGCGCGGGATGCGGCCCGCCTGCCGCGCCATCCGCCCGGCCACCACCGCCGCCTTCATCGCCGCGGCCATGAGCTCGGGCCGCTGCGCCCGGGTGACGGCCGTGGCCAGCAACACGGCGTCGCAGCCCAGCTCCATCGCCAATGCGGCGTCGCTGGCCGTGCCGATGCCCGCGTCGAGGATCACCGGCACGGACGCGGCCTCCACGATCAGCTCGATGTTGTGCGGGTTGCGGATGCCCAGCCCCGAGCCGATCGGCGCGCCCAGCGGCATCACGGCCGCGCACCCGGCCTGCTCCAGCCGCCGGGCCAGCGCCGGGTCGTCGCCGATGTACGGCAGCACCACGAACCCGTCGGCCACCAGCCGCTCGGCCGCGTCGAACGTCTCGATCGGGTCGGGCAGCAGCGTGCGCTCGTCGGCGATGACCTCCAGCTTGACCCAGTTCGTGCCCAGGGCCTCCCTGGCCAGCTTGGCCGTCAGCACGGCCTCGCCCGCGGTGAAGCAGCCCGCGGTGTTGGGCAGCACCTTGATGCCGCGCTCGCGCAGCACGTCCAGCACGGAGCCGCGGGCGCCGGGATCGAGCCGCCGCATCGCCACCGTGGTCAGCTCGGTGCCCGAAGCGACCAGCGCCTGGTCCAGCACCTCCAGCGAGGGGGCGCCACCGGTCCCCATGATGAGCCGGGAGGAGAACTTCTCCCCGGCGATGATCAGATCATCCACCTTGCACCGCCGTCAGAACCTCCACGCGGTCACGGTCGCGCAGCGCCGTCGTCTCCCAGGTGCTGCGCGTGACCACCTCGTCGTTCACGGCCACGGCCACTCCGGTGGTGGCCGAGGTCAGAGTATGTACGGCTTGAGCCACGGTCATGCCGTCGGCCACCTCGTGGGTGGAGCCGTTGATCACAACAATCATGAAATTTCCCGAAATCTCCCCGGCGTGCACAGTGCCGCCAGCTCGCTCTCCTCGCCCAGCAGGATCGCCGTCGTGAGCGGGGCGAGCAGCACGCCGCCCCGATGGTGCCCGGTCGCGTACACCAGCCCCGGCGTCCCGCTCGGGCCGATCAGCGGCAGGTTGTCCGGAGTCCCCGGGCGCAGCCCCGCCACCACGTCGGCGACCTCCAGCTCGGTGACGCCCGGCACCAGCTCCCTGGCGTCCCGCAGCAGCTCCCAGAGCCCGCCGGCCGTCACCCTGGTGTCGAACCCCATCTCCTCCTGCGTGGCCCCGACCACCAGCTCACCGTCTCCCCGGGGGACGAGGTAGACCGACGAGCCGTGCACGGTGCCGCGTACACACCGGCCGAGCAGGGGCTGGGGCGAGCGCAACCGCATGATCTGCCCCTTGACCGGCCGCACCGGCACCTCGGCCAGCTCGGCGCTCCACGCCCCGGCCGCCAGCACGACCCGCTCGCCCCGCAGCTCGCCGGGGAGGTCGTGGTGGTCCGAGCCGTCCTCGGCGGCCGGTGGCGCGAGGCGTACCCCTGCCACCCGGTCACCCTCCCGCAGCAGCTCGGTCGCGCGCGCCCGCACCACAGGGACGCCCAGCCGTTCCAGCGCGACCAGCAGGGCCGCCGTCACGCGGCGCGGGTCCACCCACGCGTCGCCCGGCGCCAGCAGGCCGCCGCGCACGGACGGGGCCAGCATCGGCTCCAGCCGGCGGCACTCGCGCCCGGTGAGCCGCTCGACCGGCAACCCCAGCTTCTCCATGTACGCGGCCAGCTCGCCCAGCGCCTCCATGTCGTCGGCCCCGAACGCCACGTCCAGCGTCCCGTCCGCCCGCAGGTCCAGCGCCCGCACATCAGCGAACCCCAGCCCGCCACCCGAGCCGACACCAGGATCGGCATCCGCAGGAGGGAAACCCGCGTCGGCGGCCAGTTCGGCGGCGAAGGCGGGCCAGCGGCGCAGCGACGCCACCCCCAGCCGCAACAACGGCCCTTCGGTGTAGGTCACCTCACTGACCGGCGCCAGCATCCCGGCCGCCGCGTACGACGCCCCCCTGCCCGGAGCCGGATCCACCACGGTGACGGGCCGCCCCGCACGGGCCGTCCGCCAGGCCACCGAGAGCCCGACGACCCCGCCACCCACGATCACATCCACATGCGCTCCCTTCGCCGGCATGATCCGGATCAGGTGTCTTGCGGTCGAAGGCCCGGTAAAGCCTTCCTCTCAGCCCGGTAACGGCCGGACTCCCGCGCGTCTTACATCGACCAGCCTACGGCCTCGGTGCGGCGTCCACGTACGCCCCCCGTTATGGTCATGAACGTGAACCATGTCGTGGTGGTGGGAGCGGGCCTGGCCGGAGTGCGTACGGTGGAGGCCCTGCGCGGGCGCGGCTTCACCGGCCGGATCACGTTGATCGGGCAGGAGCGCCATCGGCCCTACGACCGCCCGCCGCTGTCGAAGGCGGTGCTGAAGGGCGAGGCCGACAACAGCTTCGTCGACACCGACCTCGACGCGCTCGGCGTGGACTTCTGGCCGGGCGTCGCCGCCAAGTCGCTGCGCGCGGGCGTCGTGGAGACCACCGAGGGCGAGGTCGCCTACGACGGCCTGGTCATCGCCACCGGGGCCGACCCGATCCGGCTGCCCGGCGACGGGCCCCAGCACGTCCTGCGCACCCTCGACGACGCCCACGAGCTGCGCGCCATGCTCGTCCCGGGCGCCCGCGTCGCGATCATCGGCGCCGGCTGGATCGGCGCGGAGGTCGCCACCGCCGCCCGGCGCGCGGGCTGCGCGGTGACGGTCGTCGAGTCCGCCTCCGCCCCGCTGTCCACCGCCGTCGGCGCGGAGCTCGGGAAGCGCACCCTGCCCTGGTACGACGGGATCGACCTGCGGCTCGGCACCATGGTCGACTCCGTGGACGAGGGCGGCGTGCGGCTGGTGGGCGGGGAGTTCGTCGAGGCGCACGTGGTCGTCACCGGGATCGGCGTGCGGCCGGCCGTCGAATGGCTCGCCGACGCCGACATCGACCTGCACAACGGCGTGGTCACCGACGAGCACCTGCGGGCCTCGCTGCCCGGCGTCGTCGCGGTCGGCGACTGCGCCGCCTGGTGGTCGCGCCGCTGGCGGACCAGGCTGCGGGTGGAGCACTGGGACACCGCGCTCAACGCCCCTGAGGTCGCCGCCGCGACGCTGCTGGGGGAGGAGGCGGTGTACGACCCGGTGCCGTACTTCTGGTCGGAGCAGTTCGGGCACATGCTGCAGTACGCCGGCCACCATCCCGCCGGTGACCGGCTGATCTACCGGGGTGAGCCCGAAGGAAAATGGTCGGCCGTGTGGCTCACCGCCGACGACACCCTGGCCGCGGTGCTGGCCGTGGACCGGCCGCGGGACCTCGTACAGGGGCGCAGAATCATCGATGCAGGCTCCCGCCTCCAAGCCGAACGCCTGGTAGATCCACAAGTACCCCTACGGGATTGTGTTGTTTGAGCAAGCACGCCATGTGGTAGTTGTGGTTTCGTGACGCTTTCTGTTGCACAGATCGACCGGGAGACCGACCAGCTCGTAGACGAGTGGCTCACCCTCCCCGAAGTGGCCTCGCGCCTCGATCTCCCGATCGGCCGGGCCAAGCAACTCCTCAGGGACCACAAGCTCCTCGGCGTGCGCCGGGGCAGCGGCGGGCCACAGGTGCCTGCGGTGTTCCTCGATGGAAAGGACGTGATGAAGGGCCTGCCCGGCACACTGACCGTGTTGCAGGACGCCGGGTACGACGACGTGGAGTCGCTGCGCTGGCTCTTCACCCCAGACGAGTCCCTGCCGGGGTCGCCCATCGAGGCGATCAAGGCCGGCCGTCACACTGAGGTCAAGCGGCGTGCCCAAGCCCTCGCTTTCTGAGGCCCGCCTCTATCTCTGCACAGACGGCCGCCGCGACCGCGGCGATCTGGCAGAGTTCCTCGACTCGGTGCTGGCCGGCGGCGTGGACATCATCCAGCTGCGGGAGAAAGGCCTGGAGGCCCGCGAAGAACTCGCGCTCCTCGAAGTCTTCCGCGACGCCTGCGACCGGCACGGCAAGCTGCTGGCCGTCAACGACCGGGCGGACATCGCCTACGCCGCCCGGCCCGACGTGCTCCATCTGGGGCAGGACGACCTTCCTGTGACGGTCGCGCGAGAGATACTCGGCGACGACATCGTCATCGGACGGTCCACCCACTCCGCCGCCGAGGCTTCCGCCGCGGCTGTGGAGGAGGGCGTCGACTACTTCTGCTGTGGCCCCACCTGGCCCACCCCGACCAAGCCCGGCCGCCCGGCCCCCGGCCCGCCGCTGCTCCGGCACGCGGCGTCGCTGGAGACCTCGCGGCCGTGGTTCGCGATCGGCGGCATCGACCTCGGCAATCTGGATGAGGTGATGTCGTACGGGGTGCGGCGCGTGGTGGTGGTACGGGCGATCACCGAGGCCGACGACCCCGGGGCGGCGGCGGCGGAGTTCGTCAAGCGGCTGACTGGCGGCTGAACGCGCGAGGCGCCCGCTTCTCGCCGCGGGCGCCTTCGTCGTCGCCCACCTCGCCGCCGTCCTGCTGTGCTCGGCTCCCGGGCTCAGGCGGGCAGGGGCCGCCAGTCCTTGCGGGACGTGGCGGCGATGGCGAGCTCGGTGAGGGCCGTCAGGTCTTGCGGGACGTGGCGGCGATGGCGAGCTCGGTGAGCGCAGCCCGCGCCTCCGGCGTGACCGGCGCCGCGTCAAGGGCGGCCAACGCCTGCCCGAGATAGTCGCCGATCAGGTCCTCGCACTCCCGCAACGCCCCCGTGTCCTCGATGATCCCCCGCAACGTGGCGACCCCCCGCTCGTCCAGCCCCGGATCCCCCAGCAGCCGCCGCACCGTCTCGGCGTCGGCGGGGGAGGCGGCGGCCAGGGTGCGGGCCACGAGCATGGTGCGCTTGCCTTCCCGTAGGTCGTCGCCCGCCGGCTTGCCCGTCTGCGCCGGGTCGCCGAACACGCCCAGGATGTCGTCGCGCAGCTGGAAGGCGATCCCGACGCGCCGCCCGTAGCCGGTGCACAGCTCGTCCATCCACGGGGCGAGCTCGCGGGCGGCCAGGGCGAGGCCGAGCCTGAGCGGCTGCTCCACCGAGTACTTGCCGCTCTTGAACAGCGCCACCCGCAGCGCCGACTCGAACGTGTTCTCCCCGTGCGCCTGCTCCAGCAGGTCGAGGTACTGGCCGCACATCAGCTCGCTGCGCATGTGGTCGTGGACGGGCTGGGCGGTGTCGAGGGACTCGCGCGGCAGGCCGCTCGCCCGCCACATCTCGCCGGACCAGATCAGCAGCAGGTTGCCGAGCAGGATCGCGGCGCCCTCGCCGAACTGCTCGGCGGAGCCGTACCAGGCGGACTTCTCGTGCATCGCCTGGAAGCGGCGGTGCGCGGACGGCATGCCCCTGCGCAGGTCGCTCTTGTCCATCACGTCGTCGTGCACCAGCGCGCTGGCCTGCAGCAGCTCCAGCGAGGCCGCGGCGGTGAAGATGCCGGGCACGTCCGTGCCGCCGGCGCCGCGCCAGCCCCAGTAGCAGAACGCGGGGCGCAGCCGCTTGCCGCCCGACAGCAGCTCGTCGGCGGCCGTGCGCAGCGGCGCGAACTCGG
The nucleotide sequence above comes from Nonomuraea gerenzanensis. Encoded proteins:
- the alc gene encoding allantoicase, translated to MNSFTRLPDLALRTLGGSVTAASDESFAEKESLIRPGRPGFRPETFGNKGQVYDGWETRRRREPGHDWAVVRLGMPGVIRGVVIDTAWFRGNYPTHASVEAAAVEGHPSLEEVLAAPWTEIVPPAKLDGDTEHLFEVSDEARYTHVRLNIHPDGGVARLRVHGEVRPDLSLYDGLGLDLAALANGGLVTACSDEFYSAPNNVIAPGTARHQAEGWETARRRDGGNDWLVIRLAGRGVVRLAEIDTTNLLFNAPAAVALTGVDGEREVELLARTRLQPDTPHRFRLAVAEPVTHVRVDIYPDGGLARVRLHGHLT
- the pknB gene encoding Stk1 family PASTA domain-containing Ser/Thr kinase — its product is MDTTTADPLVGRLLDGRYRIESRIARGGMATVYLALDIRLDRTVALKVMHRSLAEDPAFVRRFIGEAKSVASLSHPNVVHVFDQGTDNDVVYLSMEYVPGKTLRDILRERGRLPAREALEIMIPVLAALGAAHQAGMVHRDVKPENVLMTDDGRVKVVDFGLAKAIEATNQTRTGVMIGTVGYMAPEQVITGAADVRSDVYAAGIMLFELVTGQQPYDGETPMSVAYRHVHDTVPPPSSLVPEVPPLVDTLVASATAREPEHRPADATAMLVAAVDAHRMLPRTTIPPGTGPVMSHSQPLAAPRGPGSMPLGTPSMPQPAPAHTLIQPRAEAPQRRGFRPNWFLVALAAVMVVAVGLTGWYFSQPEYVVVPDLVGKDLTTAEKNLAGAGLLMRKAEGQYDEKVAEGLVLSTDPGAQAELEKGSTITLVLSLGPERIMVPNVEGKTPNEARAEIAGAGLTVGAVKRLANPEVERDRVIRTSPQSGEKLKKGAKVNIYVSAGLTMPDVNGMPKDQAAEFLSRQGFNVQVNEVDDDAEPCTVIAQAPKAKAEVDKGAQVMVTVARCQSDIWDFFRRHGEARDDEQFALVPGVIGKNVNDAKAELEALGFQVRVQRLGGGGVVQYQRPVPNSERPAGSTVYLWQ
- a CDS encoding thiazole synthase; its protein translation is MDDLIIAGEKFSSRLIMGTGGAPSLEVLDQALVASGTELTTVAMRRLDPGARGSVLDVLRERGIKVLPNTAGCFTAGEAVLTAKLAREALGTNWVKLEVIADERTLLPDPIETFDAAERLVADGFVVLPYIGDDPALARRLEQAGCAAVMPLGAPIGSGLGIRNPHNIELIVEAASVPVILDAGIGTASDAALAMELGCDAVLLATAVTRAQRPELMAAAMKAAVVAGRMARQAGRIPRRRYAEASSPMTP
- the thiS gene encoding sulfur carrier protein ThiS, which codes for MIVVINGSTHEVADGMTVAQAVHTLTSATTGVAVAVNDEVVTRSTWETTALRDRDRVEVLTAVQGG
- a CDS encoding FAD-dependent oxidoreductase translates to MPAKGAHVDVIVGGGVVGLSVAWRTARAGRPVTVVDPAPGRGASYAAAGMLAPVSEVTYTEGPLLRLGVASLRRWPAFAAELAADAGFPPADADPGVGSGGGLGFADVRALDLRADGTLDVAFGADDMEALGELAAYMEKLGLPVERLTGRECRRLEPMLAPSVRGGLLAPGDAWVDPRRVTAALLVALERLGVPVVRARATELLREGDRVAGVRLAPPAAEDGSDHHDLPGELRGERVVLAAGAWSAELAEVPVRPVKGQIMRLRSPQPLLGRCVRGTVHGSSVYLVPRGDGELVVGATQEEMGFDTRVTAGGLWELLRDARELVPGVTELEVADVVAGLRPGTPDNLPLIGPSGTPGLVYATGHHRGGVLLAPLTTAILLGEESELAALCTPGRFREIS
- a CDS encoding NAD(P)/FAD-dependent oxidoreductase, which produces MNHVVVVGAGLAGVRTVEALRGRGFTGRITLIGQERHRPYDRPPLSKAVLKGEADNSFVDTDLDALGVDFWPGVAAKSLRAGVVETTEGEVAYDGLVIATGADPIRLPGDGPQHVLRTLDDAHELRAMLVPGARVAIIGAGWIGAEVATAARRAGCAVTVVESASAPLSTAVGAELGKRTLPWYDGIDLRLGTMVDSVDEGGVRLVGGEFVEAHVVVTGIGVRPAVEWLADADIDLHNGVVTDEHLRASLPGVVAVGDCAAWWSRRWRTRLRVEHWDTALNAPEVAAATLLGEEAVYDPVPYFWSEQFGHMLQYAGHHPAGDRLIYRGEPEGKWSAVWLTADDTLAAVLAVDRPRDLVQGRRIIDAGSRLQAERLVDPQVPLRDCVV
- a CDS encoding Rv2175c family DNA-binding protein, coding for MTLSVAQIDRETDQLVDEWLTLPEVASRLDLPIGRAKQLLRDHKLLGVRRGSGGPQVPAVFLDGKDVMKGLPGTLTVLQDAGYDDVESLRWLFTPDESLPGSPIEAIKAGRHTEVKRRAQALAF
- the thiE gene encoding thiamine phosphate synthase, which gives rise to MPKPSLSEARLYLCTDGRRDRGDLAEFLDSVLAGGVDIIQLREKGLEAREELALLEVFRDACDRHGKLLAVNDRADIAYAARPDVLHLGQDDLPVTVAREILGDDIVIGRSTHSAAEASAAAVEEGVDYFCCGPTWPTPTKPGRPAPGPPLLRHAASLETSRPWFAIGGIDLGNLDEVMSYGVRRVVVVRAITEADDPGAAAAEFVKRLTGG
- a CDS encoding polyprenyl synthetase family protein, whose translation is MTTDAAGMEILRAQVERALTEFVERKLPATGDPEFAPLRTAADELLSGGKRLRPAFCYWGWRGAGGTDVPGIFTAAASLELLQASALVHDDVMDKSDLRRGMPSAHRRFQAMHEKSAWYGSAEQFGEGAAILLGNLLLIWSGEMWRASGLPRESLDTAQPVHDHMRSELMCGQYLDLLEQAHGENTFESALRVALFKSGKYSVEQPLRLGLALAARELAPWMDELCTGYGRRVGIAFQLRDDILGVFGDPAQTGKPAGDDLREGKRTMLVARTLAAASPADAETVRRLLGDPGLDERGVATLRGIIEDTGALRECEDLIGDYLGQALAALDAAPVTPEARAALTELAIAATSRKT